The Harmonia axyridis chromosome 3, icHarAxyr1.1, whole genome shotgun sequence nucleotide sequence gacattttcattcaattcttaaCCATAAAAAAACATCATTTGAATTGAAGGACCTgctgaaaatgaccacctctctGCTATGAACattttttacatctttttgtgaagacattatccaatatattgggtaaattgttaattttttctcACTTACAGACAGAAGTTGTTGGAGCTTTCCCCATGATATCTTCGTATTAATCAAGTCTGGTGTCCTTTTAGTTTGTCGACCACTTCCACTCATTTTTCCACGTCGGAAAAACCAATTTTTCAGTCTATACTAAAACTTTTCCACACAGTTTAGAACTTTTCTCATAGATTCGAAAACCCAAATTCTAATTCTAAATATGATAGTTTCAAgtggaatgaaattttcaccagaTAACGATATGATACCAGCTAAGCAATACTTGTCAACACTGAAAATCTTCTCTAATTCTTTCACATCACTCTTGGCCACGAGTTTATGAACGCTCGTTACCATTATCACAATCAATAAACAttaattttgatgtctacggtAATGCCGTGGGAAGATCAGAGAACAAACAAAAATCAGTAGTAGAAGTTACCTTTAGATACCATCTGTAGAGTTTGTAGTTCATGGTTTTGATAGAAAAGCTGAACTTTCATAAGCTACGtttcatttttgtataattcttgaaggtataacGATCGAATACGTCCTCCTAAATGAAACCATGAAGGAATGGATGATATTCCCTCCGTGCGAAATGGTGACACCAAATGATATTTGGGACGAATGCGAAGATTTCGAAACCATGATTACTGACCAACACATAGTTCCCATCGTGGTATTCAGAAGGGACAGAAGCGAAAATGTGCAAGATCTAACCCTAGCAGCCATTTCCCTGGATCTCTTCGACTCATTCACCCCTTACGAACAGCTAATCATAAAGACTGCGGCCGTATTAGGAGAAACATTCACCAGAACTCTGCTCGTCATCATGTTGAAATATCCGAACGCGAAGACGTTTACACAAGCAATGAGACATCTATTCGAGGAAGAGGTTTTCGAGTGTGGTTCGAAGTACATAAGCTCGGGTGGAAGGTATTTGCAGATTTGGTAATTATGAATCGCGCcacagaaaaaaggaaatatctGCATAGGCgagcaactttgcttccgtcttttttttccgaaattcgaggcttcattgcaaaaaactggtcatacatttatgattcaaagtattgtccatcgctggccactactttctccaatctttcgggtagcgtacgaatcctgcgttaagagtccgttcacgcggcgcaaattcaggcgttttcttaactaattgggtcttgattttctcagaaacggtaaacgctatcgagatgattcaaaacaatattggaaggtctttatcccttgtatgttcgttaggtaataatttcactttaagttgcaaattaattgttttattgaggTAGAAAGaacgattttcaataccaattttgattaatttattgtcgcttcagttgacctaaattcgaaaatctaatacaacatggtcatagcctattttttcttctttccaatgataccaataagaaatatattacatcatagttactcaaaattctatgtgacgttgtaaatctgtttcaagtgccagaattgtgaactaaaaatcgttgctcctccctgaggggcgtggcttgtagctatcaggaccgtcttttaggaaatatattcttgaaaacctgaATCACTTGTtacgaacaaaaataaatattttgtcgcTTAAACCTGCAAGTTCCTATTCTAGCATTGATTATCTTTAAAGCCATATGTCTGATTTTCATGTTactttctcgaatgaaaaaatgtaaatcTCATGGAAGGTTTTGGATTGGATGCAATAGTCAATTAATTACTTCGGACCGAAGGTTTCGTAAGTTTGAGAAAAAGTAGATATctgttattgaaaatatcgattcggatgtaatgatggctggcaaattaccttgtttttaacacatttcatataatacaaaatttagGTAGTTCAGAACCTATCTTAGATGCGGTATTGTGCTACTGCTTGAGGATAATACTTTAAAAGTTaacaagaagtgatttcgtgtaaatttataagagttatttcaagatttcattgtcacatcagataaacatcagttgtaaataaaggttattcggtaatcttttgtgtaccgtattatttcattgctggacaatttgacagtttctaggtaggttcagcattgcataggtacctgaaagaagGCATTTAGgagtaaaaattttatttttctatttttgtacctatacgtatatttctacttactcattgattttatgtagaaatgaagaatatacccgacattgaaataaccattttcaaactgaaattcctaGAATGGTATTCTCAATTTGGGGTTGAGGTATTACTAGAATTTTTCATATCTATTTGTCCTGTGCAGTtctccttataattttgtttatgtgtATTGAATTGAACCTTTTATGCAGGAAAATATCTTTGGATACATTCCGAACTGTTTATATTCAGCAATTTGTCTAAAAGAACATTCCAGTCACTccgttatttttgaataaactttatctaatatgcgtttggtgaaggaaataaaaataggGTTTCAGTCGAAATTAGTTTTCGTACGCATTATGTGTAGAATTTCGAAATGGTATGAATGtcccttgtttttcattttcactgtataaagaaagaaagacaatttttaccatgatcataactataataatttcaaaataaaagagtacacaatgaagtatgtaacacgctatgaaaattgaaattcatcttcGACAGCCATAGAAGCTGAAGGATTTTGTTCCAGTTTACCTTTGTACAAATTGATACAGCAAAATGATTGACGATGGGGACAGTAGTTGTTACAAACAAAAATTCTTGATACTACTCCTGTTAtaagaagctcaatttttttgtgttcatcaacagttgaaaccatagaaatattgagactcttagatggTACAAAACcttttcattttatggaaaaaggtatttgaccattttccattatttatattgatacgataccatacgatgttatatatttttgaaatcaggaaagatTGAGCTTTCTATAGCATAGAAATCTAGTGTGcccaattgaaaaaacataactttgggtcatatcTTCATAATTAAAAACCATTTTGAAGAGACGAGCAggtcactggattttacgtaaaGAAGTGCCtctatgttgtttttatttcagagctctatcatcagtattcgcGGAGATATCAATGTTttccgatatcgccatttttcaaattttcgcctataactcgaaaacaaaagaagttacccaaaaatgaatacctactactcttgttagtttcccagaaaaagagaactagaatggggtatcagattttgtctttaTCCTCTGGTtgaagtgctaaaacatcgaaattcacGCCACTTAATTCATAAGGAtttttacaattcaagaaatgaggATAATGGTATATCAAAGCGTAGGTATTTGGATTCTCAATTCGATATCAAGTAATTATGAAAAGTAGAGAGTCTTTTTCGAAACCTAAAAAAGAGTTCGTATTTCTCAACTCTTAGCtcttattataaagaaaccgtctttatcaccataatcataggtgaccatttgacaatcatttcatttcatcaaaatgtcaaaaatgcgGCCGCAAATTCCGACACGCACTAGTAGAACacgagaaagaaacgagatcatcccaatgcgttacaaattcattctaCCTGGACTGAGGGCCTAATACGTTCACGATATTTTTACGACGATAGTCGACGCCCACCCGCTCTTGCCCCTTCACGTTGCGACCCCTCTGCTTcccaagcagtgtggtgtaaacagactcttaaTAAAACTAATCATCTTTCAAAGACATCCACGAatagatccaattttttacttcttcttaAGAAATGTTCCACATTTGATGAAAGCATGAATTGTACTGAGTGGTGTTGGGAATGCAGGATTCACACAGAATTATTTTGCGTTGAAATTTATTATATGGGCACTCTTAAAATTACACTTAACATTatctttcatgaaattaataaGAAATGTTCTTGCATATCCACAAATCCTTCAGTTTTTCAAGAAGCTACATTTTGTATCACTGTTATATTATCTCCTTTGAGCATTATTCTTCCTAGTAAAATTACAAGCACAGTGGAAAACAAACTTTCTGAAATCACTTGAATTTAGATTTGAATTATGAATTTAGTATTCAGAACTCATTGTGATGATCACAAACAATGCACTGATTGAAGAGCAAGAGTAATTTTCTCAAAGAGTTCATAGAAATTTGCATTTGGTGAACATTAAATAAATACAGATAATGAACTCACTAATATAGTCTGCTGTGAGCcgatatatttcattcagtgATGATTCCAAATTCTTTAATTTAATAATTCTGGCTTGCATAATTTTAAATTCTGATACGTGAGTGTGGATAAAAAATTACCTTGCTCATATTTACTCTTATCTGGGTTACAACCTGATGCCCGCaatgaaaattcataatgattattGCATATTACATACAAAATGCCACaataatttgataattcattcacTGGACCCACAAAAAAAGTTCTCAATTcaagacttttcaattgaaaattaatcaatttgaagtggaatttcaataaaatattctagAGATCATAATAACTCACTTGTCAATTAGTTGTTCACTAAACTTTCTATCTTCGAGGAGTTATCACTGAAATATGTTGAATATAGGTATAGCTTTCCCTTCAAACGGcggtattattattttttgtgtcatacaataagcttaggtatatGTAATCATAACACCATCgattgtgtctgcatcataaagttgttCTCGAtttaacatgtcagcttacgagccaaattttcgtcatttgcgggaggttttaattttctgttttaatatgaagaaatatgcggctgaggctcatcgaatgctctcaaagacatatagtgaggccgctattagtgatgAAAAAACATGCCGAGATTGGTTTCGACACTTAAAGAACAATGAAATTGGCTAGATCATTGGCAGTGGCGCAACAACCCATTTTAaaaagcctgaaagtcatgggaatcattcaaaaacaaggaaattgggtgtcgtacgagttgaagctgagagatgttaaacggcgtttgtttgcttgtaaacagctgcttgctaAGCAAAGTGTTACGTCGTGTAGAATTTTCCCTGCAGAGAATTTGTTCTTTGTTGGCGCCACCTGCGGCCGCGGTATTACCCGGTCGGTAAAACCCGGTCGGTAAACAAACAtcgtcataataataataattttctcaagTGTCAAACTGTGCTTATCGAttctaaaatttataaaactaAGTTATTTGATTACTTAAAATTCATCTAATCATCTATCATCTTTATACATTATCAATTTCTTCTGTTAAAAACTGATTGAGCAATTTCGTGTGAATTGTGTGTTACTCAAATTGAGTGATAACCACGAAGCCGGTGCAGAAGAGGTTAATCATCCCTTTTACCTATCCACCTGACCATCTTCTGCTACCAGATTAGGGGGTGAATTCACAGATATCATCTCTCTTAACTCACGAGGTAAGTGCACACGAATTCTTTCAACAAATTGCTTAATTCTTACTAGTTATCGTCATCTGAAATTGGTTGCAATAATTTGCGATCATTtacaaagacagaagggatttctgcatcgtattgtgactggagacgaaaaatgggttcattacgataaaccCAAGCGCTGAAAATCATGAAGATAACCTGGCCATGCttcgtacgctacccgaaagattggagaaagtagtggccagcaatgACAATGTttcaaatcataaatgtataaccagttttttacaataaagcctcgaatctCGTAAAAAAACTGCGGAAGcggaagttgtacgcctatgtactaaAATGGGATAAATATGTATGATACTATTTTTTATGTCTACTAGTAATGTATCAGAATAGATAATGTACCTATTAAATTTCAAAGTGATAATACTGATGAAACATCGAATAGATTATATCAATGTGACCTTCCTGAATACATATTGCTGCTCAAAAGACAATTTAGTGAAATCATGAAAAACATGACTTCTTACACAGATACAGCAGGCAGATAACCTGCACCTGCTACCTATCTCCAGGACAACTAGAGAACAATGCAGAAGAGTCGAACTTGCCCAAGTTCTCCTTTTGTAAGAATCTACACTTCAAGAACAAGACGTTGAGAATGGTCGCCTACGAGCTGATACCGGCAAATCAACGGAAAGAACTTCACCTGAAGACAACGGAAGTCTTGGAAAGCCAAAACAATTCTTGTCCAAACTGTCTCCGAGACGACTCCGCCTTAATCTTCCGATTTCATAAGTTCAACGACATGGCAAACGAGAGCGAAGGGAAGACGGAACAATCGGGATTCAGCATCAGGTATGAATGGTCAAAGTATCACGGCATAGTTTCTCGTCGAAGTGAAAAATCCATTCGGAAAGGTGCCACTCTTTATATCTCGGCacctttgaaaaataaaaagaatgtaAATAGAGGTAAACTTTGTTTCTTAGAGGGACAAACATTCTATAGGGTTAGTTCCAATCAATTTGATGTGTGAGCGTGATGACCACAACCCCTGAAATCTTGAATGGGGGTTGAGAGACACCTTTTTAAAGGTTATTGCAATggaatatgaaacattttttactataaaagattttcaaaatgttgatGTCTATTATTTTTAGATATAAAGCGTGGTCCCAGGGAGGAGGGGtcaagggggtcatgacccccccccaaatggaaccacctaacactaaatatgcgtttcaagcagacaaTGTACGAAATGGTCCCATTAAAAAACTTGATGCCCATAACGGCGACCCCCACCAAAATTtgaggctaggaccgccctttatacagggtatttcaagttcgacggcctattagacctttctggagaacggggccgaattgaaatctgaaaatttggaatatgacattgttgatgataaaatattttcgaagctaCGGCACTTCCAgttatacaagaattgaaaaaaaatttgtcaaaaaaacctttttttttaattttatgactcagatattatcaagatttgcATGCTCAGTTattctttgctaaaattattgcgttagtccttatagttttcaaaatattaagaaaaaaccgtaaaaaagagagaatttccttagtcacaattacgtgaattattttcactgtgaatatcctatgtgtatactcaattcactttctcaaactagaatgatgtaggaatatcgtgcatatcttgaacttgagaaatatcatcacagggtgtttcaaatattgttccaaaaattgtgaataaaatttgatcataactttcgattttcgaattagaaccctatttttttatgatttcgtTAGATTCTACGGTGAataataagggtagtgtccaaacatgattatgctctcaaattcaattaaaaataggAATCAAATTCTCAAAATCATTCATTTCCGAAATTGGCTAATGTTCTAATTTCTAAAGAACTTGCTATGACAATTGTCATTTCCAAAGAAGTGGTATATtgtgaaaagaaatccattattttcaaatagatGACTCGAGTTGTATAAGTCTGATCAGGTTCCACTAGATGGCATTAGAAAGATgatatttcgtactacaaaaacctTTCTGACCGTTCTGTGTTTAGTTGACTTAGTTAAATtggagcgcgcgtcaaagatggataTTAGCAAATAGAAAATACACTTTATTTACAATATTTCCTCGAAAAGGCAAatcagaaggctgaaaatgtaaatagtgctTATTGCTCTGATACTGTAACGACCAATCACTCACAATTTTGATTTCGttgattccgttccggtaatttcatcaaaatcatgtACATTGTCAAGTctgaccgtcatgtaagcactgtttcgattgcccaagagctgaagattgcacaaaaaaccgtttggaaccatttatataaggctggtctcaagaagaagctcgatataTGGATATCACACTATGTAGAAAAACCCTCTTGGACCAAATTTCCATCTACGAATCGCTATTGaacgcaacaaaatcgacccatttttaaGCGGTTGGTcaggttggtgactggtgatgaaaagtggatgttacgacaacgtcaagcgaaaaagGGTTTCATTCGAAACGCGGTGAAGAGGCGGAAACGCTGGCCAAGCTAAGAttacggccaggaaggttttgctatgtgtttggtgggattggcagggattTATCTACTATAAGCTGCTTCTCTACGGCCCAACTGTCAACTTGGAACTGTACTGTCGACAATTGGAACGTCTGAAGGAAGAAATcacccagaagcggccagctctGGCAAATAGGAACAACCCCAGGCAAATATATCGATAGTGCTGGATAGAACCTCAGCGAGCTTCGTTAAGAGATTCTTATGCATCCAGCTTATAGTTCAGACCTGGAGTCTGGAACCAAGTGAACACCATGTATTTCTGTCCATGACGAACAATTTtgatggtgaaaaattcgctccaacagaggcttgtgaaaatctacTATCTCAATCTTTGCCAATAGTTACGAGGGCTTCTGTGAGAGACATAAATCAATCATAAAATGGCAACATTATTGACCTAAATCGTATTATtataactatggtaattaacgCGTTGTTTTACATGgagaaataatggatttctttttactacaccatAAGGTTGCAATAATCGCATCTAGATGAACTGAAGTTTATATGGAACGTTAGAACAATGGTATAACATGCACAACACTGAATCGATTCATTTCAGTTACCAAGAAAATACCACACAAACAGAAGTCGTCAAAGACATTATTCGAGATAACATGAAGATTTATCAGTTTGATTTTGCCACTACGAGCATTGCATCAAGAAAAGTATGGGACCCAACGATATGCTTCTGCCTAGAAATTTTAACTAGGGTATACGGCGATTTGGTGCATCACAGTGGTCAAGCTGGTCATGCCAGCAAAACCATATTCTTTCTATACCAGAATGGGTTGATACTTTCCCTTCTTGGTGAGCTTGAAGATGCCGTTGAGGTaagtaaaaagaaaataatacgcAATGAATGTTTATAGACTATAAAGACAAATAGAAACCCTAGATTGGAGATAATGATGGAGAAAATTTGAGATATCTAAGCAGATCATTTACCTATTAGTTTCTGGTGAAGATGAAACACATTGTTACCTTAGGAACCTCTTAAATATCTATAAAAAGTATATATTACATCACATTAAAGAACATTGATAGATATCATGTCTGACCATGTAGCCATAGGGTATCAAACGTCTTTACGAAATCTAACAGGGTAAGGATTGAAGCATGACCCCTATCCAAAGAACGCAGAATGCCATCTGCTATATTTAGGAGAGAGTGGAGTGCTATATCCTCTTCTGAAATTCGACTGAATAGCAGTAAGAATTCCAcaatagaaaataaataaataaaaaaaataaataaatgaatctgAGTAAAGAGTTTTTCTCGAGGGCCCTCGACATGGCTGGTATCGGTCGAAAATCGAACAAATCACCATCAGGAATTTAGGGTGGAGAATTCATAATAGAGCACTTCCAGACACTCAGATGATACCCAGACTCAATGCAAATATTAATTATGTGCGTTATGATGAGCAAAATAACATTGAATCATTCTGGCAGAGATGTTATCAATGCACAATGTGTTCGCACCAAGATTTGGAAAAACAAACTCAACCCACTTCATAGTTGAAAGTCTGAATGAAAATCATTTATCTTCATCGATTTTACATGAACTATAATAACTGGTTGACTCCTGGCTTTAGAGGGATGAAAACTgatcgaaaataataattgaattgcTGAGGGGCGACAAAGTTCTTGAGCACTGACAACACTGAACCAACGTGCAATGATCTAAAAAATCTTTGTAGCCTGATATCTTGATAGTGTCCTGTTTCTCAACTCCATCATGCTCTTCACGGTTGGGCTTATGCTATTCTCTAGGAGTCACAATGCTCGACGTCTTGGTAAGGATAGATCATGTGGCTCAGTCAATCGATTATATTCATTGTATATTAGAATGACCTCTCCTGAACTCATTCGTGCTATTTGCAGGTTTTGAAAGAAGCGAGCGAACTATGTATCAGGCACATCTACGCCAAAAGTAGAGTCAAACTCTCCTTTGCCAAATACGTATTCGTCAAGATATGCTCTCTTCTTGCCGAGATCTACTTTGGGCTGAACAACTGGAAGGCTGCTAAAAACTACTGCATGCTCACCTTGAGACAATTTGACATACCCATGATATCGCTGTGCTTCGCAGGGCGCGTCAGAATATTCAGCAGGCTCTTCGCTAATCACGGAAATCTCAATCGACACTCCAGAGACTCCGTCGGAAAATGTCTGTCGGTGATCAGCAGGATTTTGGCGGCGGAAGGCAGATGGAATCTGGCCGTAAGCGTGGCCAAGAAGAGCCTGGAGCTGGCGAAGTATTCGAACCCCAACATCGAACTACTGTGCGACGTCTACAGCACCGCTATGGATATGCACTGCTTCAGGGACAGCCATTTGTGCGAGCAGCTGGTAAGGAACCTGGGACAAGAGCTGACGCGGCTGTACGGGAACAACCTAACCAGCGAGATCTTCGCGGTCGCCAAGTTAATGTTCGTCATCTTTCAGATGAAGACTAAAGGCGGAGCTGTTGTGGTCGCATCCAGAATGGGATTCAGGTTATTCGAGTTGAACAGGTAATTTAAGTCTACTATACTCAGCGACATTAATAATTGTTGGTGAAAGCGACAACTCAGGATACCGGTAGAGAGGTATATCTTTATTCGAATGATTGCGATGTTACCAAAAACCCTTAACTTTAATAAATGTTGGCTGAAACTTCTTAAGATCAAGGGATGTTCTGAGATATCCTTTTTGATTGCACATTCACTTTTATCTATAGCGTAAACCATAAGGAAATTGCCTCTGTCAATATAATTTAGGAAAAAAGCGGCGATTTGGGCGAGCCATAATAGCGAACAAGCAATTTTGAGCATAGTAGTATGAAGGTTGAAAAATGTTCTATCTTCTCACAGGAATAAGAGGTCTGGTTGTTGAAATTTACAGTACTTCAATTCTACCGTGGTTCCCTAGGACAAATGTCATCAGATATTTTTGTGTTCTGTATCTGTGATTTTTCTTAGTTGGGAGTTTGTTataagaatataaaatatagttGTTCTAAATAGTTAGTGTTGAACGCAAAGAGTTTTCAGTTTTGTACcctaaataaagtttatacagggtgtcccgtaaggatcacgtcaaaccgagggagaatgtagatcaaaggataacccacctgttttgacaaaattcccattataaaagtcttaccgttttcgagatattttttttttttttgaaaataatgaatttttgccccttttaATAGTTTTGCCCTCActgttggtacaattttacatctttctggttaattttttcagtaaaatattgctgaagaatgattttaacgtttacattaaaaaacatcctccgaaaattttaacggggggctatgagaaatatttttattggaaattttggtagtggattattttgttcatgaggTTTAGCTCATCgtagtgaaaaaaaatgtaccgagctactgctgcacattacaccaatgaattggtgatattccagctatgcaaattgtggagattcatgtacccatccttggtacaggaagactcgtcgctccaaatgatcttattaaaaaaatctggatctgcatgatgttttccaaaatttgccggcaaaattgaatttcgttgaggtgagtaattatgcgagtaatattttcgcacgtaaacaattgccattgttcactaagtaatgcaacatcgaagatttcttaacagaattgacaaacttgattttgtcagaaacatacccatttggataaaaacagccttatcttttttctttgaataacaaatgccttgtgtgatacctctttgaaatcactataaaatagacaatttactggtgtaatgtgcagcagtagctcagtacatttttttccactacgatgggctaaacttcatgaacaaaataatccactaccaaaatttccaataaaaacatttctcatagcccccctttaaaattttcggaggatgtttttaatgtaaacgtctaaatcattcttcagcaatattttactgaaaaaaataaccagaaatatgtaaaattgtaccaaccgtaagggcaaaactatagaaaggggcaaaaatttattattttcgaaaaaaaaaatatctcgaaaacggtaagacttttataatcggaattttgtcatagcaggtggattatactttgatctacattctccctcggtttgacgtggtctttacgggacaccctgtaaaaGAACAAAAAGTTTGTTTCGATATTCACAATCTAACACTAGTACCACATGTGGACAAATTCGCGAACAAACCTAACTAAATAATTAACTCGAGTGGTCAGTTTCccaaacaataataattattaatttatttatacatgtacagggtgggcaaataaccGAGGTAaacggctatatctcaggatccactcatcgtacagacttgcggtaaaaattttcacCACTAAAGGGTACAAGAAAATACATATAAACATAAACTGCTAACTGATGTGTAAAAATACTTAAATTTCTCAGACTTCTTCATTCGTTTCTGGTAATAGTTTTTCATAAGCTACAAAGGGTAGTTTACAGTGCCCCTTTCTGTTATTGACCACGGCCGTTATTCGTTAGTCTAGGTTTGGTCCGTTCAATGGGAAATCATCATTTTccagtttgaactttttttcaggTTATTACATGCCTATGTCTTTCAACTAGAAATAATACCAATACTGTGTTTCCTGTTGATCATTCAGAAGAGACTAGACGATGTGGTCTTTACTGCGAAATATCTGAAGAACATGAGCAGAAAATATGATGACAGAGGCGAAATTGCCTACTTCTTGATATGCACGATGATGATATCAGAGACAAACTTCTACCTCGAATCCATGGAAGCCATAGAAACATTCGTCGACAAATACTTCATCACCAACAAGACGAGAACCTCTCGGAATGCTCTCCAAAATACTCTAGCTATGTACACATATTCCCACCTGCTAAGAATGGGTAGAACCAACAAGGCATCCTTGTGGAAACCCTCCTACTGCGTTGGCTGGGAAACGGATAGGAGTTTCTTCGAATTTTGGAACAGGTTGAAGTACGTGGAAAGTGCTCTGATCCTCTACTGTGGAGACCTATTATCCAAAAACAACATACCGGATTTCACACCTCGGAAGATAAAGCATCTTCTGAGTGAGTGCGGCAAGCAGATCGACATTTGGAGGATATTCTTCCCAAGGTATCTACACATGATGGCGTACTACAAGAAGTTAACAGGCAGGAAAAAACGATGGATAGAGTTATTGAAATTGGCTAGTGAGGAGGCGAAAAAGACGGGTAATATATTGGAGGAGTGCTGGATTTCGCTAAGTGAGAATTATTGGAGAGGGAATTATTACTCACCAGAAGGATATGGACCGGTATTCTGGCGTTCCGCCCATTTTTATGGAAAGGAACAATGGTCAGAGATGATGTATGTTCTGCCTATACATTAGGACTGGAGGGCCAGTATATAGTAACAGTTAGATTTTAATGAAACTGAATTGATAAACTATTTATTTAGTATATT carries:
- the LOC123676419 gene encoding adenylate cyclase type 10-like isoform X1; its protein translation is MRIKWSSASGLMSKQIDFMKILEISQIKKQIEVLLTFMPDEILYLPMEELSRVHNFVGVLLFADVSGFTPLTEKYNKTGKGGIYKLTATLNAYIGAIVEVIYFFGGDVLKFSGDAFLALWKAPNDVCLYSIIHEVIICALFIQKNLGYFETEVNVLLKVKLAISCGNLTISVIGDEKFKNYVILGQAVHDVKAAEHVSVSGDIVVSPTAWGHVAEQNYDATFADGGNVKVWKCSTKSIEKEREKQYKEKFQKVGELCQLHIELRNALHQNKNLSESITDSYLIEKFVQSLPPRKTTKVAVEQWIMNELSPFIIKPVLEQVEEKQPLQYLTEMREVTIQFINIVPSTYDEDRLIAMVDSAYKIVCNIASDVLGVVNKVSLFDKDAMMLVLFGLKGVRHELESQNALKSAYKIRKEIIKLPNVKSISVGITYGLVYCGVVGHPLRKEYTVIGGAVNKAARIMCAYEHKVTCDFETYNNSKLSSTYFQLQSALQLKGIESAGNIFEYNENFEEEVQKPQDMHLIGRSEEVEFIKEILTGKHPFSGVLFKGDNKSGKTSLLEYCRDECLQEDCLLAFVTLYSGKQRPYSCISSIYRQLFDQMGKIQMSESSMKSFKRNLWNFNEILQERLVFQPNEVSNKKEEITTMFCEVCSSKPTIVFIDNVQFLDIRSFEIINNALISGNIKLISAGTFEENTWDTLWQFSLTDAVRIEELAPLESQYIAPLICWFLKVVGVPKRLVYLVEKSCEGRPGWIESCLLKLVNNSGITIEYVLLNETMKEWMIFPPCEMVTPNDIWDECEDFETMITDQHIVPIVVFRRDRSENVQDLTLAAISLDLFDSFTPYEQLIIKTAAVLGETFTRTLLVIMLKYPNAKTFTQAMRHLFEEEVFECGSKYISSGGRYSRQITCTCYLSPGQLENNAEESNLPKFSFCKNLHFKNKTLRMVAYELIPANQRKELHLKTTEVLESQNNSCPNCLRDDSALIFRFHKFNDMANESEGKTEQSGFSISYQENTTQTEVVKDIIRDNMKIYQFDFATTSIASRKVWDPTICFCLEILTRVYGDLVHHSGQAGHASKTIFFLYQNGLILSLLGELEDAVEVLKEASELCIRHIYAKSRVKLSFAKYVFVKICSLLAEIYFGLNNWKAAKNYCMLTLRQFDIPMISLCFAGRVRIFSRLFANHGNLNRHSRDSVGKCLSVISRILAAEGRWNLAVSVAKKSLELAKYSNPNIELLCDVYSTAMDMHCFRDSHLCEQLVRNLGQELTRLYGNNLTSEIFAVAKLMFVIFQMKTKGGAVVVASRMGFRLFELNRLLHAYVFQLEIIPILCFLLIIQKRLDDVVFTAKYLKNMSRKYDDRGEIAYFLICTMMISETNFYLESMEAIETFVDKYFITNKTRTSRNALQNTLAMYTYSHLLRMGRTNKASLWKPSYCVGWETDRSFFEFWNRLKYVESALILYCGDLLSKNNIPDFTPRKIKHLLSECGKQIDIWRIFFPRYLHMMAYYKKLTGRKKRWIELLKLASEEAKKTGNILEECWISLSENYWRGNYYSPEGYGPVFWRSAHFYGKEQWSEMMYVLPIH